One genomic segment of Paenibacillus sp. FSL H8-0332 includes these proteins:
- a CDS encoding extracellular solute-binding protein has translation MKKHYAILCAVVLALSTLIGCGKASDSPAATGENNTSSPKSDNIVRIKYVVPGTEPKDYQQVFQKVNEKLAADGVGVEVEKIFIPWDAWDQKLNLMLSTGEEFDLFHVMQDRTPFSNYYTRGALADISEEIEKYGANLKKHIPEDIFSGATIGGKYYIVPSYWVEMASEGQFNIRRDILRENNLKEPTTPAELISAWEIVMKNWKGKNKPYLGTRADFDPISLHTSILHRSYDSFPFTVKDKFFYVNQNGEVKSWIETEEFKKDAAFMRELYTKEITNPDILVMKQEQVDAQLDSGEWFVRLGTGGSLNGLQKYNPEATVDDIGVVWFNPEKEYLRPLSFKNGNAVPANSKHPEAAVKFMDWMLASQDNYDLVQYGIEGEHYTKDGEKGLKPIKDPNNNNNPRYRGSDSQNGNVNFMRFDLENSIPDNNKVLFEPNPKAVNSIAANFIFDPTNVRTEYTNILSEASASITPIYMGVLDYDKAFPEALDKMKKAGLDKVVAEYQKQFKEYQASLQ, from the coding sequence ATGAAAAAACATTATGCCATTCTATGTGCTGTGGTGCTTGCCCTTTCTACATTGATCGGGTGCGGCAAGGCGTCCGACAGCCCTGCCGCAACCGGGGAGAATAACACTTCATCCCCGAAGTCAGACAATATCGTCCGGATCAAATACGTGGTTCCCGGCACCGAGCCCAAAGACTACCAACAGGTATTCCAAAAAGTCAATGAGAAGCTGGCAGCAGACGGTGTTGGCGTTGAAGTGGAGAAAATCTTCATCCCCTGGGATGCGTGGGACCAGAAGCTGAACCTGATGCTGTCCACGGGTGAAGAGTTCGATCTGTTCCATGTCATGCAGGACCGCACTCCGTTCTCCAACTACTATACCCGGGGGGCGCTGGCAGATATCTCAGAGGAAATTGAAAAATATGGAGCTAACCTGAAAAAGCATATCCCAGAGGATATCTTTAGCGGCGCAACCATCGGCGGGAAATATTATATCGTCCCCTCCTACTGGGTTGAAATGGCGAGCGAGGGGCAATTCAATATCCGCCGCGATATTCTCCGCGAGAACAATCTGAAAGAGCCGACAACTCCGGCTGAATTGATTAGCGCCTGGGAGATTGTGATGAAGAACTGGAAGGGCAAAAACAAGCCTTATCTCGGCACCCGGGCCGATTTTGACCCGATATCCCTGCATACCTCCATCTTACACCGGAGTTATGACAGCTTCCCGTTCACCGTTAAGGATAAGTTCTTTTATGTCAATCAGAACGGTGAGGTCAAATCCTGGATTGAGACGGAAGAATTCAAGAAGGATGCCGCCTTCATGCGCGAGCTGTACACCAAGGAAATTACGAATCCTGATATCTTAGTTATGAAGCAGGAGCAGGTAGATGCTCAGCTTGACAGCGGGGAGTGGTTCGTACGCCTGGGAACCGGCGGAAGCTTGAACGGGCTCCAGAAATACAATCCGGAAGCTACAGTAGACGATATCGGAGTGGTATGGTTTAACCCGGAGAAAGAATATCTGCGTCCCCTCTCCTTCAAGAACGGAAATGCCGTACCGGCGAACAGCAAACATCCGGAGGCAGCCGTTAAATTCATGGATTGGATGCTGGCCAGTCAGGACAATTATGATCTGGTTCAATATGGCATAGAGGGTGAGCACTACACCAAAGATGGCGAAAAGGGCCTAAAGCCGATCAAAGATCCGAATAACAATAACAATCCAAGGTACAGGGGCTCCGATTCGCAGAACGGGAATGTGAACTTTATGCGCTTTGACCTGGAGAATAGTATTCCTGACAATAACAAAGTCTTATTTGAGCCAAATCCCAAAGCGGTTAATAGTATTGCAGCCAACTTTATTTTTGATCCAACGAATGTGAGAACGGAATATACCAATATTCTCTCAGAAGCTTCAGCCAGCATCACTCCGATCTATATGGGGGTTCTGGACTACGATAAGGCATTCCCGGAAGCGCTGGACAAAATGAAGAAGGCGGGTCTGGACAAGGTCGTTGCCGAATACCAAAAGCAGTTCAAGGAATATCAAGCTTCTCTTCAATAA
- a CDS encoding glycoside hydrolase family 2 TIM barrel-domain containing protein has protein sequence MKLSRDWENQYVTQKNRYPMHEPYGVYETVEQALSGDRRKSKYVNSLNGMWKFKLFGSPDEVPDEFYSPEHDVSHWDHIPVPSNWELSGYGKPVYTNMLYPFVQKGEGSSHEIQLRNNEYILNPPHVPESNLTGCYVLTFEVDEHFNERDIFIDFGGVESCFYLWLNGKMVGYSQDSKLNASFDITDYIQKGQNRIAVQVMRFGAGTYLEDQDYWHLSGIYRDVLIYAKPRMRIHDYKIETLFSGNYNNAELSVTVLPNNQVNGYGEAHVRLSLYDNEQQLVTEFETPKFADCDFYLREKYVAKVTKTISNPQLWSDESPYLYKLVLEMIDLSGNVVDIESANVGFREVNIDRKGVLRINGKRLIIRGTNLHAFCPETGRAVTTEYMREQIKVMKSLNINAVRTSHYPHAIEWYDLCDELGIYLVDEANIETHGLGGQLSASPEWTNAYMERATRMVLRDKNHPSIILWSLGNESGYGANHAAMYGWIKEYDKTRYVQYESLNPPANISDIMAPMYPQKDWILDVMAESEDLRPFIMCEYAYAKSNSNGNFKEFWDLIHKFPRFQGGFIWDFQDKALVKQDKDGNKKYVYGGAFQEEVTDPAPDMCLNGIVFPDLTLKPAANEIKNVQAPIQMDYMPGNDGYRIYNHYTHRDLSHLNMTWELVCDGDVMESGSLPKYHTAPGSVDKLQAPYDSSKVSGEAFLNFYAYLDEDTFYSKKGTCIYACQIEIKDSVNKVHTGDIEKDSLKYDETTNEIRIYNENTTVLFSKKTAEFISVRYNNKNYFTGGTNNFYRPPTGIDGGIHLETSNYADEWKALGLHSNHKEIKNIRVFAASAAVIIQVHGIYHGCIETKTNYTVGGKGIEITNTVVNNAKVDTLPRIGLSFKFSDAWKNMKWYGRGPWENYADRKSAAFVGVYESTVEQQHVPYILPVECGGKEDVRYLYLSSEEQAVKVSAAGHFHFDIHGHSIEQYDNAAYEDELGNSDSVYLNIDYKHAGLGGDTGWTKNIHDPYKIKKGVYVYTVTIEIIS, from the coding sequence ATGAAGCTAAGCAGAGATTGGGAAAATCAATATGTTACTCAAAAAAACCGTTATCCCATGCATGAGCCCTACGGAGTATACGAAACCGTTGAACAGGCTTTAAGCGGAGACCGGAGAAAGTCTAAATACGTAAATAGCCTGAATGGAATGTGGAAGTTTAAATTGTTTGGGTCTCCCGATGAAGTACCGGATGAATTCTATAGTCCTGAACATGATGTTTCCCATTGGGATCATATTCCGGTTCCTTCCAATTGGGAGCTTTCGGGTTATGGAAAACCTGTATACACCAATATGTTGTATCCCTTTGTTCAAAAAGGGGAGGGTTCAAGTCACGAAATTCAACTCAGGAATAATGAATACATTTTGAATCCGCCTCATGTGCCAGAGAGTAACCTTACCGGTTGTTATGTCCTTACGTTTGAAGTTGACGAACATTTTAACGAAAGGGATATATTTATCGATTTTGGAGGTGTAGAATCGTGTTTTTATCTTTGGTTAAACGGCAAAATGGTTGGTTATTCTCAGGACAGTAAGCTTAACGCTTCTTTTGATATCACGGATTACATTCAAAAGGGACAAAACCGTATAGCGGTTCAGGTGATGCGGTTTGGAGCCGGTACTTATCTGGAGGATCAGGATTACTGGCATCTCTCGGGGATCTACCGGGATGTTCTCATTTATGCAAAACCACGTATGCGCATTCATGATTATAAGATCGAAACCCTCTTTTCAGGGAATTACAACAATGCCGAATTAAGTGTAACGGTTTTACCTAATAATCAAGTGAATGGTTATGGTGAGGCCCATGTGCGGTTGTCCCTGTATGATAACGAACAGCAATTGGTTACTGAGTTTGAAACGCCAAAGTTTGCGGATTGTGATTTCTACCTGCGAGAAAAATATGTAGCAAAGGTTACGAAAACCATTTCAAATCCTCAATTGTGGAGCGACGAGAGCCCTTATCTCTATAAATTGGTGTTAGAAATGATTGATTTGTCTGGAAATGTAGTTGATATTGAAAGTGCGAATGTCGGCTTCCGTGAAGTGAATATCGATCGAAAAGGGGTCCTGAGAATTAATGGGAAGCGTCTCATTATACGGGGAACCAATCTTCACGCCTTTTGTCCTGAAACAGGACGAGCCGTAACAACAGAATATATGCGCGAGCAGATCAAGGTCATGAAATCGCTGAATATCAATGCGGTAAGAACAAGTCACTATCCGCACGCCATCGAATGGTATGACTTGTGTGATGAACTGGGTATTTACTTGGTGGATGAAGCCAATATTGAAACACACGGTCTTGGCGGCCAGTTAAGCGCATCCCCCGAATGGACAAATGCGTATATGGAACGGGCTACACGGATGGTTCTGAGAGATAAAAATCATCCATCCATTATTCTCTGGTCTCTGGGTAATGAATCCGGTTATGGAGCGAATCATGCTGCGATGTATGGCTGGATTAAGGAGTATGACAAAACAAGGTACGTTCAGTATGAGTCTCTGAATCCTCCGGCAAACATCTCCGATATTATGGCGCCTATGTATCCTCAGAAAGATTGGATCCTGGATGTCATGGCTGAAAGCGAGGATTTGCGTCCTTTTATTATGTGTGAATATGCGTACGCGAAAAGTAACAGTAACGGAAACTTTAAGGAATTTTGGGATCTCATTCATAAATTCCCGCGGTTTCAAGGAGGATTTATTTGGGATTTTCAGGATAAAGCGCTGGTTAAGCAGGATAAAGACGGAAATAAAAAGTATGTCTATGGCGGGGCATTCCAGGAAGAAGTTACTGATCCTGCACCTGATATGTGCCTGAATGGTATTGTTTTCCCAGATCTCACTCTCAAGCCGGCTGCGAATGAAATAAAAAATGTACAAGCTCCTATCCAAATGGATTACATGCCTGGGAATGATGGCTATCGAATTTATAATCATTACACGCATCGGGATTTAAGCCATTTGAATATGACATGGGAGCTGGTTTGCGATGGCGATGTGATGGAAAGCGGTAGTTTGCCTAAATATCACACAGCACCCGGATCCGTTGATAAGCTTCAAGCGCCATACGATTCGTCTAAAGTCTCCGGGGAAGCTTTTCTTAATTTCTATGCTTATTTGGACGAGGACACCTTCTATTCTAAGAAGGGAACCTGTATTTATGCCTGCCAGATAGAGATTAAGGATTCTGTGAATAAAGTGCATACCGGAGATATAGAAAAGGATAGCTTGAAGTATGATGAAACGACAAATGAAATTCGTATCTATAATGAAAATACAACAGTTCTTTTCTCGAAAAAAACGGCAGAGTTCATCTCTGTACGATACAATAACAAGAATTATTTCACGGGAGGAACCAATAACTTCTATCGCCCTCCAACAGGAATTGATGGAGGTATTCATCTCGAAACGTCCAATTATGCAGATGAATGGAAAGCTCTCGGGCTCCATTCCAATCACAAAGAAATCAAGAATATTCGGGTATTTGCAGCATCGGCTGCTGTTATCATTCAAGTTCATGGTATATATCATGGATGCATTGAAACCAAAACCAATTATACTGTCGGCGGCAAAGGGATAGAAATCACAAATACCGTTGTGAACAATGCCAAGGTCGATACCCTCCCGAGAATTGGGCTTAGCTTTAAGTTCTCTGATGCCTGGAAGAATATGAAATGGTATGGCCGCGGGCCATGGGAGAACTACGCGGATCGTAAATCTGCCGCATTCGTTGGAGTCTATGAGAGCACTGTAGAACAGCAGCACGTACCCTATATCTTACCGGTAGAATGCGGCGGTAAGGAGGATGTCCGGTATTTATATTTGTCATCCGAAGAACAAGCAGTAAAAGTATCGGCAGCGGGACATTTCCATTTCGATATTCATGGGCACAGTATTGAGCAATATGACAACGCCGCCTATGAAGATGAGCTGGGAAATTCAGATTCTGTTTATCTTAATATTGATTACAAACATGCAGGTCTTGGCGGAGATACCGGCTGGACTAAAAATATTCACGATCCCTATAAAATTAAGAAAGGTGTCTATGTTTACACGGTAACTATAGAAATCATTTCTTAA
- a CDS encoding DUF1861 family protein, giving the protein MLSLHKQKIEFEASKTIYESATLSFKNVKGFDVYNISIPFERDGKRYLFGRVERREEWARSWVRLFEETGQDEWTVVDNSMIYTLEDPFISEIGDELVLGGTHVQYQSGKYSTFFGYFYRGTDLHDLYYFTTGPNKMKDIRLVALADGRIGVFSRPRGSEMKGQYGSESMIGFTVIDKLEELTADIIENAPYLHGIFGAGEWGGVNQAYLLDSGKIGIIGHICYSHKDENGQEIKVYLNMAFIFDPITRESNNLHLIGSRSCYPPGPAKFPYLTDCVFSSGIVMRGDGKADLYSGVGDCQAGRITIDYPFAPYGSIV; this is encoded by the coding sequence ATGTTGAGCCTGCATAAGCAAAAAATAGAATTTGAAGCGTCAAAAACTATTTATGAAAGCGCAACCTTATCATTTAAAAACGTGAAAGGGTTTGATGTCTATAATATTTCGATTCCTTTTGAACGGGATGGCAAACGTTATTTGTTCGGCCGGGTAGAACGCCGCGAAGAATGGGCCCGCTCCTGGGTCCGCCTATTCGAGGAGACCGGTCAGGATGAGTGGACCGTGGTAGATAATAGTATGATCTATACGCTGGAGGACCCGTTTATCAGTGAAATCGGTGATGAGCTTGTCCTGGGCGGAACGCATGTGCAATATCAAAGCGGCAAATACAGCACGTTTTTCGGATATTTTTACCGGGGGACTGACCTCCACGATTTGTACTACTTCACTACCGGTCCTAACAAAATGAAAGATATCCGCCTTGTTGCTCTGGCAGACGGCAGGATTGGCGTCTTCTCACGCCCGCGGGGCAGTGAGATGAAGGGCCAATACGGCAGCGAATCCATGATCGGCTTCACAGTTATTGACAAGCTGGAAGAGTTAACTGCAGACATCATTGAGAATGCACCTTACCTTCATGGTATTTTTGGTGCAGGCGAATGGGGAGGCGTTAATCAGGCTTATCTGCTGGACAGCGGCAAGATCGGAATTATCGGCCATATTTGTTATTCGCATAAGGATGAGAACGGGCAGGAAATCAAGGTATATCTGAACATGGCCTTTATCTTTGATCCCATCACCCGGGAATCCAATAACCTGCATCTGATTGGAAGCCGTTCCTGCTACCCGCCGGGACCCGCCAAGTTCCCATATTTGACGGACTGCGTCTTTTCTTCGGGGATCGTGATGCGGGGGGACGGCAAGGCTGATCTGTACAGCGGTGTTGGTGATTGCCAGGCCGGGCGTATTACGATCGACTATCCGTTCGCACCCTATGGAAGCATTGTCTAG
- a CDS encoding glycoside hydrolase family 130 protein, protein MTNTNTPIIGALTSSTLIRRHPANPVLDAARVPYPTALVFNAGVVKFGGRYVMVFRNDYGSLGKQTLEQTHTTDLGIAFSEDGIHWTAGPKPVFKLHDEEVVRAYDPRLTVIDGRCYMCFAVDTRHGIRGGVAVTDDFESFEILSLSTPDLRNMVLFPEKINGNYVRLERPFTVYSRGGKDRFDTWISESPDLIYWGRSDLLLAVEQVPFANDKIGPAAPPVKTDKGWLTTFHAVDIDPARGKHGWEPSWKKRYTAGIMLLDLDNPKKILGMSASPLLAPEAPYEIDGGFRNNVIFPGGMILEDDGEVKIYYGAADTVECLVTAHVDDLIRLCLGQ, encoded by the coding sequence ATGACTAATACAAATACACCCATCATAGGAGCTTTGACATCCAGCACGCTCATCCGCCGTCACCCGGCCAATCCTGTGCTGGATGCGGCCCGGGTCCCTTATCCCACCGCACTTGTGTTCAATGCAGGAGTGGTTAAGTTCGGCGGCCGGTATGTGATGGTATTCCGCAATGACTATGGCTCACTCGGCAAGCAGACCCTTGAACAGACTCATACAACGGATCTGGGCATCGCCTTCAGTGAAGACGGAATTCACTGGACGGCAGGGCCCAAGCCGGTATTCAAGCTGCATGACGAAGAGGTCGTGCGCGCTTACGATCCGCGTCTGACGGTGATTGACGGCCGCTGCTACATGTGCTTCGCTGTAGATACACGGCATGGTATCCGGGGAGGGGTCGCAGTCACGGATGACTTCGAATCCTTTGAAATATTGAGCCTGTCTACGCCGGACCTGCGGAACATGGTACTGTTCCCGGAGAAGATCAACGGTAACTATGTGCGGCTGGAACGCCCGTTCACCGTATACAGCCGCGGAGGCAAGGACCGGTTCGACACCTGGATCTCGGAGTCGCCGGATCTGATCTATTGGGGACGTTCGGATCTGCTGCTGGCGGTGGAGCAGGTACCGTTCGCCAATGATAAGATCGGTCCGGCAGCGCCGCCAGTGAAGACGGATAAGGGCTGGCTCACCACCTTCCATGCGGTGGATATCGATCCCGCCAGAGGGAAGCACGGCTGGGAGCCGTCCTGGAAGAAGCGGTATACCGCAGGTATTATGCTGCTTGACCTGGACAATCCGAAGAAGATTCTCGGGATGAGTGCATCGCCGCTGCTTGCCCCTGAAGCCCCCTACGAAATAGACGGAGGCTTCCGCAATAATGTCATCTTCCCCGGCGGCATGATCCTGGAGGACGATGGCGAAGTCAAAATCTATTACGGCGCCGCCGACACCGTAGAATGTCTGGTTACCGCCCATGTAGATGATTTGATCCGGCTTTGTTTGGGACAGTGA
- a CDS encoding nitronate monooxygenase, translating to MKLPTIQFGQITSRVPVIQGGMGVGISLSGLAAAVANAGGIGTISGTGITAEELRIHIRKTRELSNGIGYVGVNVLFAVKDFAEKMKVALEEKVDFIISGAGISRDIYAWGREYDTPVVTIVSSAKLARISQKLGASAVVVEGFEAGGHLGTDRPMFDILPEVLEAVSIPVIAAGGILTGDDIAKALRMGASGVQMGTRFVASHECDAPLAFKQKYVDAQQGDTVLIKSTVGLEGRAIRNEFTDSIRNDARLKIAKCYDCLKVCSHRFCTMESLLTSLRGDVKNGLVFAGSRVHEITEILSVQQIIDNLMSEYQRALRNTNSLQG from the coding sequence TTGAAACTTCCAACAATCCAATTCGGACAGATTACATCGAGAGTTCCTGTTATTCAAGGTGGAATGGGTGTAGGTATATCCTTAAGCGGACTAGCCGCTGCTGTAGCCAATGCAGGCGGGATCGGCACCATCTCTGGTACAGGAATCACTGCTGAAGAGCTGAGAATACATATTCGCAAAACAAGAGAACTCTCTAATGGAATTGGCTATGTCGGTGTGAATGTACTCTTCGCAGTGAAGGATTTTGCCGAGAAAATGAAGGTTGCTTTGGAAGAAAAGGTTGACTTTATTATTTCCGGAGCCGGAATTTCTAGAGATATTTATGCTTGGGGCAGAGAATATGATACTCCGGTCGTAACTATTGTTTCATCCGCCAAATTAGCCCGAATCTCCCAAAAACTTGGTGCCTCCGCAGTCGTTGTAGAAGGATTCGAGGCCGGGGGCCATTTAGGTACAGACAGACCCATGTTTGATATCCTTCCTGAAGTCTTAGAGGCCGTTTCGATTCCGGTTATTGCTGCGGGTGGAATTCTGACAGGGGATGATATCGCAAAAGCCCTTCGGATGGGCGCTTCCGGTGTTCAAATGGGTACCCGTTTTGTGGCAAGCCACGAGTGTGATGCCCCCTTGGCCTTCAAGCAAAAGTATGTAGATGCTCAGCAAGGAGATACGGTCCTGATCAAATCTACTGTGGGTCTGGAAGGAAGAGCGATTCGCAATGAATTTACGGACAGCATCCGTAATGATGCCAGATTAAAGATAGCCAAATGCTATGATTGTCTAAAGGTGTGTTCACATCGCTTCTGTACAATGGAGTCCCTGCTCACTTCCCTTAGAGGGGATGTTAAGAACGGCTTGGTTTTTGCCGGGTCCAGAGTCCATGAGATTACAGAGATTTTGTCCGTCCAGCAGATTATCGACAATTTAATGAGTGAGTATCAAAGGGCATTGAGAAACACAAATAGCCTGCAGGGATGA
- a CDS encoding ABC transporter permease subunit, with protein MTKKRRPGLGILSDIRRNGTSYLLVLPAMAYTFIFGYMTYPYMIIAFQRFNYTKGIFHSEWVGFKNFEFFFKSNKALTVTFNTIYLNLLFIIFGTLMALAISLVLNELRKKLFVKISQSLMLFPNFISWIVISYVLYALFSMDMGIVNKTLNQLGMSSVNWYTEAQSWPAILTVMHVWKGAGMSAIIYLATITGIDETLYEAAEIDGANRLQMCFRITLPLMMPTVIILTMLSVGKIMYGDFGMIYALIGDNGTLYSTTDIIDTYVFRSLRQIGDPSEAMAVGLFQSVIGFILVFGANAITRRFFKDGALY; from the coding sequence TTGACAAAAAAACGGCGTCCGGGATTGGGCATACTTTCTGACATCCGCAGAAATGGTACATCCTATTTGTTGGTTTTGCCGGCAATGGCCTACACTTTTATTTTTGGCTATATGACGTATCCTTATATGATCATTGCTTTCCAGCGTTTCAATTATACCAAGGGAATATTCCATAGCGAATGGGTGGGATTCAAGAACTTTGAGTTTTTCTTCAAGTCCAACAAAGCGCTTACGGTCACCTTCAACACCATTTACCTCAATTTACTCTTTATTATTTTCGGTACGCTGATGGCGCTGGCTATTTCACTGGTTCTAAACGAGCTGCGCAAGAAGCTATTTGTTAAGATCAGTCAATCCCTGATGTTATTCCCGAATTTCATCTCATGGATCGTCATTAGCTATGTGCTGTATGCGCTATTCTCAATGGATATGGGAATTGTGAACAAAACGCTGAACCAGCTCGGCATGTCCTCTGTGAACTGGTATACCGAGGCGCAGTCCTGGCCGGCGATTCTTACCGTCATGCATGTGTGGAAGGGGGCCGGAATGAGTGCCATTATCTACTTGGCGACCATTACCGGTATCGACGAGACGTTGTATGAAGCAGCCGAGATTGACGGGGCTAACCGCCTGCAGATGTGCTTCCGGATTACGCTTCCGCTAATGATGCCCACGGTTATTATCCTGACGATGCTCTCCGTCGGCAAAATTATGTACGGCGATTTCGGAATGATCTATGCGCTCATCGGTGACAACGGTACCCTGTATTCGACCACGGATATCATTGATACGTATGTATTCCGTTCCTTGCGTCAGATTGGCGACCCCTCCGAAGCCATGGCTGTTGGACTTTTCCAGTCGGTCATCGGATTTATCCTAGTTTTTGGTGCCAATGCCATTACCCGCAGGTTCTTCAAAGATGGCGCATTATACTAA
- a CDS encoding carbohydrate ABC transporter permease — MKKLSISKTVMYTLTAVYSALCLLPMLLVLMISITDEDAILKNGYSLFPEKFSLYAYKLIFTGGSQVIQSYGISIFVTVVGTTLAILITSMAGYTLANKNVKNRNLLALYFFITMIFTAGIVPWYLMNRSLGLTNNILALIIPSLLFSPFNLFLVRNFMNGIPDSLRESATIDGASDIVIAFKIYLPLCKPVLATIALFYGLDYWNNWWNAIMLIDTKDLYPLQFMLLQMQSEISMLNDMAILAGTSDVTLPSESVKMATAIVTIGPIVLLYPYLQKYFVKGLVIGSVKG, encoded by the coding sequence ATGAAAAAATTATCAATCAGCAAGACGGTCATGTACACGCTGACTGCGGTGTATTCGGCGCTTTGCCTGCTTCCGATGCTGCTCGTGCTGATGATCTCTATCACGGATGAGGATGCTATTCTTAAGAACGGCTACAGCCTCTTTCCGGAGAAATTCTCTCTATATGCCTATAAGCTGATCTTCACGGGCGGCTCCCAAGTCATTCAGAGCTACGGAATTTCTATCTTTGTCACGGTCGTCGGTACCACACTGGCTATTCTGATTACTTCTATGGCAGGCTATACTCTAGCGAACAAAAATGTGAAGAACCGCAATCTGCTGGCTCTTTACTTCTTTATCACCATGATTTTCACAGCCGGGATTGTGCCCTGGTATCTGATGAACCGGTCGCTCGGATTAACCAATAATATCTTGGCTCTGATTATTCCGTCGCTCCTGTTCAGCCCGTTCAACCTCTTCCTAGTACGCAATTTCATGAACGGAATTCCCGACTCGCTGCGGGAATCAGCTACCATAGACGGAGCGAGTGATATTGTTATTGCTTTTAAGATTTACCTTCCGTTATGTAAGCCGGTACTCGCGACCATTGCCCTCTTCTATGGACTGGATTACTGGAATAACTGGTGGAATGCGATCATGCTGATTGACACCAAAGATTTGTATCCGCTGCAATTCATGCTGCTGCAGATGCAATCGGAGATCAGTATGCTGAACGATATGGCTATACTGGCCGGAACAAGCGACGTTACGCTTCCTTCGGAGTCGGTCAAGATGGCGACAGCCATCGTGACGATCGGGCCGATCGTCCTCCTCTATCCGTATCTGCAAAAGTACTTCGTGAAAGGGCTGGTTATAGGTTCAGTTAAAGGCTGA